taaataaaataagcTGCTCACCGGCGCACCACACTTTATGTAGCACTAGTCCGATCTTACGGTAGGTACGGTAAATTCGATTGGTGGAGTCTCGACACTGGCCCGATCTTCCGGTACGTATGATAAATTTGATTGGTGGAATCTCGACGTTGTCGATCTGGGCTTCTAATCAGTCACGATTTAAATCTCTGCAATCGTTACAccgctgctccgttggttatcaatcAAGCACAACTCGATTCATCTCGCTAAGAAGGCTTTTCCCTACAAGCGAATTGAAGAACGCAAGCAAGAAAGGATAAATGCGCAATCTGAAATTGCAAATGAATATGAAGCGAATATGAATATGGGGTTCGAGTTCTGATCACAAAAGGACTAATCGCTATAGTGGTGTAGAACAAGACCGGGGACTCTAATTCACAACAAAAGGACTAGACGTCACGGTTACAATGAAACATGTCTGTTTCTCGATagaaaactagaactaaacaaaactCAAAATCTAATATGGCGGCGGCTACTGAGTTTATACCCAACAAGAACGAAGCTAGGGTTGGAGGCAACCTGGGGGTGCCCATAACATGGGCTTAAGGCCCGACACGATACAAAGGCCGTTAAGGCCCAAAACTGGTGACGTAGCACCTTATTATGGTTACACAGAATGATCCACGAACCTTCTAGAGCTAGGATAAGAACCAAAAGAAAGATTTCGTTGTTAGCTTTCCAACGCATCAAAGAACGTCTCGTTTCGATGTCGTATGAGGGAGATGTGGCCGATTCCGTCCAGGGTGGTCTGCTGAATCTGAACCGACGGAGTCCAAGTTTATGATGACGTGGAACTTGGTGAAAGGCATGGCTTGGGCATAAACACCTTGGCGATATCCTTATCAACGCTCGCCGGTGCTGATCCGCCGGCTCGCCAGCGCGACCCCACGCCTCGCCGATGTGCCGCTCGGTCGCCCTGCTCCTCGCCCGTGCACCGCGCTCGCCGAAGCCGCTCCGCGCACTCCCCTACGCGGCCCCTGGCGCCGCCGCAGAGAGGAGGGAGGGcgcgagggaggagggaggcggcggaCCTGGGGAAGGAGGAAGGTGGCGGCCcaaggggaggaggggaggcaCAAGGGAGGAGGGAGGTGGTGGCCCTAGGGGAGGATGGGAGGCgcgagagaggagggaggcggtGGCAGGGAAGTGGATTTGGGGAAGGGGAGGAGATTTGGGAGAGAAGAAGGGGAGGCGGCtgggagggaggggaggcggGGAGAGAAATGACTAAGTGTGAGAGTGAGGGAGGTGAAGGGTGAGAGGAATAGTATGGTAATTGTATCACCGCCGGTTTGTACTATGAACCGATAGTGATGCTTATTATCACATGGATGGTATTACGAACCGGCGGTGATGCCATGATTCAGCATCACCGTTGAATCGTATTACGACCTGATGGTGATGTCAACTATCACCGCCGGTTCGATTTAAATCGGTGGTGATGGGGCGTTTGCAATAACGTGTTGTGTAGTAGTGATTCATTTGTCTAGGTAGAGTTTAGATCCGGGACTAATGCCCTCGTTAGTCCTGGCTCTAAATTTTATAGACGTCAAAGAGGACTAAACATTACTttttagttccggttggtgAAGTTCTCTGGACATTAGTCCCGGTTGATAACACCAACCCAGACTAAGGAGattctttagtcccggttggagttCTAAACCGGGACTAGATGGTCCTTCACGGGTTAGTTTAAATAGAAAGCATCACATCTAGAGTAACATGCGCTATGTAATTGGAATGGTGAGAAAGCTATACACGAGGCAAAAGGTCTTGGGTTTAAGTCCTGCGGAACGTAGTGGTGCTCACCAAATATTTTTTTAGGTCAACCGGGATGAAAAGGCGGTTTCTGGGTTCGATTGGTTCGCTTCCAAAATATGGCAAGCCTACAAATTATGGATGTTCTGGTGCGAAAAGCCAACGAGTATGCATGTTCGCTCTGAGTGTGAAACTATTTTGAACGTTCGAATTGACATACAACGGATTAAGAAATGTGCCATACCAAAATGTGGGCAAGCCTATAAATTTTGGCACTCATTTGGTTGAAGGCCAAAAAAAGTAGCCCACTTAACAAAGGTTATTCTACACTTGACAAGGTTTGCCCACGTTTTGGCATACCAGCATCTTAGTATCCAACCAATAAAGCTCTCTGTACTAGTGGGATATCAATTTTTTCCAGCAATCTCCTTTAATTTGTGGACGTTCTGTTGCAAAAGGCCAACGAGTATGCATGTTCGCTCTGAGTACGAAACTATTTTGAACGTTCGAATTGACACACACCGGATCAAGAAAGTCCTATGAAAACATAATTCAGGATATGTATGAagatttttctttttcaaagAAAAGCGAAAACAAAGGCAATGAGTTTGTAATCAGACGAGTGCACATGGACCATGGTGCACGCGCAACATTATTGCCCATGCGAAAGCTGCAGATTACTAATGATAGAATTAAAATCTGTTGTGAGCAAGAACCCCATATATGTAGTTGCAGACATAAATTCAGCCCATGATCCACATGTTTCGCCGATAATTAAACAGTTTTTCATACTCCTCTGGTCTATTTGTACCAGATACATACATAGCAGTCCACATGGACTCTTTGTTGCTAGATTTACCCAAACACAGTTTACAAATTACCGAAAAGTAAACAGGTTTCAGTCACTCCACCAATGCCATTGGAAGCTAATCTAGCAGTCCAAATTTCCTCACCCATGACCCACCTTCGCCTTCCCCACCACCTCTCCACTTCCCTTGCAGGCACAGGTGGCCGCAACGGCGACTGCCTTCCATGTCAGCCAGCCATTACAACATGCCTTCGACCATAGTAACCCTCCAAGGCTACTGGCATCGAGGGACCACACGTCACTCATACTGCCGTAGAACCATTTGCGAGCGGCCCCTCTTCCGCTTGCGCTCGAGGACCCACTTGTACTTCTCAATCGTGACCGTCTTGATCCTGGCACACTTGGCCTGGAGGGCGCCGTCGGAAACGACATCGTAGCAGTCGCGAAGGAAGAGAGTCTCTAGGTGCGGGCAGCCGTCGACGATGGCCTCCAGCTCCCTGGTGCTGACGCTGCTGCCGGTGAGGCTGAGGCTCCGGAGTTCGCGCATCGCCGCGAACCCGCTGGCTTCCGCGTAGCGTTCAGGGTACATGAAAGAGAACCTGAAGAGCTCCCTGTGCAGGCTGAAACGCTTCAGATGAGGGCATGCTTTTACTGTGGCCTCGAAGACTTTGCGACCGCCCACTCTTGGGCAGAGCCCGAGCGAGAGGTCCTCTAGTAGAGGGGACTTCATGATCAGGTCGGTGAATCCTCTGTTGGTGATATCGTGGCATGACATGAGGCTAAGGCTCTTCATAGATGATGACCTGCGAATTTGGATGCATTAGAAGGGCATGAGTATAAGCAGTACAAATGTCTACACAATCAGAATACATTAAAAGGATTGTTGGTTGGAGATAAACAATTTTCCAATAATTAGATTGGATGTGCTGTAGATCATTTGAAGAGATAATTAAGAATGGATGACTAACAAGCAGTTTTGTTTTTTCAGTTTATCAAgaatgcccccccccccccagttGCCCTAAAAATAATATAAAACTCCCCTAAAAAAATAATGGCCACCAGTGCAACTACAATACATCCTAAATTGCCATAGAATTAAGCTTCGGAAAGAGAGGTGGCTTCTGTTTTTCTTCTTGGCAAACTAAGCATAGAGCAGGTAAATTCGAGTTTACAGTAGAAGAAAACGAAAAATTGTTCTGGCATGCGAAGAATACATGACTACACTGGTTTCAGAGAACAATATGGATACCAAGGTATCAAGGTAAGCAGGCAAATTTGCTGTTACATTGGATGCGATAAGCCAGTGAAGCTTATTAGGGGTCTGTGATTTTGTACCATTTGCCAAAAATCCTGCAAAAGGATGGGTTCAAACAATCTAACTATGTGGATTTTGTTCAACAAATAGGTCACTAATAAGTGACATTTCTCTTCCTTGCAGATAGCTTTCATCTACCTAAAAAACCAACCAGCACTGCATTAAAACTACACTGAACCATCATTAAATTGTCATAGAGTGAAACCCTATGTTTTTTTTTTACCCAATGATCTATGCTATCGCTTCTTGATCAACTTACAATCTGAAAAACTAAGCAACAAAATTTGGGTGTATAACAGAACCAAATCAACAATATTATTCTCCAGCAATTATATTAATCTATGTTAGGAATATATGATCACATTTTTTTCATAAAACTATACTGGTACAAAGGTACCAAAACTAAGGGGCATTCTACTTTGCCTAATTTTGCAGTAAGGAAACTAAAGCGTACCTGTCCCCTATATACTTGAGAATCTCGTCAGTGACAAAAAGCTTCCCCAAGAACACCTCCAGCTGGCCCTTGGAGCGGTCCACGGCCACCTTCGCCATTTCACACAGGACATCGTCATCCATCTTCTCCAGCGCCTTGTGGTTCGCCATGTCCACGGATCGCCACAGATGAGGCACCTTGGCTGCTTCGAGCCACGAGTGGCACACGAGGCCTGAGCCCATAAGGATATCGACGGCACCAAGGTTTGCGAAGACCAACGGGAGGACGTCCACGGGCAGCTCCGACCAGTCCCTGCTCTTGGACAGCATCTGCACAGGGCGGGCTCCAGTCCCTGCCTCCATTCTTACGTATGATCCGGTTGCCAAGGATAGGATATCGATCTGCAAAAATTCATGGAGGTATTGGCAACTAGTAGCAAACAGAATATGTAAAAGGAGACATACAAGGAGGCAGGAAGAAACACATTATTAGCAAGCAGCATCGGAGCATTTTTCACATTAAAATTTTGGGAGCGAAATGGTAAACTTTTTTTTGCCAAACTGCAGTCTCAAAGATCTAAAGACTTTCTCCCTCTTCTCGTGGATGGAAGATGGAACCCTAGGGCAAGGACATAGGACACTGTTTCTTTGAGGTTCACTAGATTCACTCGAGAACATGAAAATAAATTCCTGATTCTGAAATAAAAGGTAAATAGCAGTTTGTGCTAACACGCGATTCGCGGACGATGAATGATCTGACAACCACGATCTTGGTGTCGATCAAGTAACCGATCTTGCCGCTAAGAGCCTACGACAATCTACTACAGTCTGCGCCTTCCGGTGGCTTGTCTAGGAGCAAAACGAAGCTATGGCTCGCCTGGTTAcctttggcggcggcggcggccgccgcgtggGCTCGGAGCCGGCGCCTCGGCGGCGGGGGAGACTCCCGGGCAACTTCATCGGGCGAGGGTTCCGAGCCGCACGGCGGCGGAGTGGCTGTGTTTGATTTATCTGGTTTCTTGCGCGGGTAGGGTTTCGGCTTCCATGGGCCTCCATTGCCAAGCATGAAGTTTGGTTTGGCCCAATTACTGGAGTTTTTTTTCTTTACTATTTTTTAATACACTTCGTGGCCATCAGCCACTGAGAGAGCTCCGAAAACAGGAGTCGTAGACGGCGTCAAGATAGCGGAGAGGATCGCAGTAATCATCATACTCATCTGAGTCCAGAATATAGTCAGGCCCACCATAGACACAATCATCAGAGCCGGAGTCAAAGGCAAGCCCGGAACCTGACCAGATAGGGCCCTCAAACTGCAAGTCATGGTCATCCATTGAACCATAACGAAGCTTCAGCGTCTTATTGATCGTAGCACATTTTGCCCGCAGGGCATCATCCATGGCGATGTTGAAGCAGCGACGGATGTCGAGGGGTTCCAGGGGTGGCAATCTTCTAAACACGAATCCTGAGCTCAGACCGGGCCATTTCATTAGGCCACGTCGCCTCCAGATCCCGTCCGTCCGATTCTGAGCGAACGGCTGGAATCATGGAGAGACTTGGGCATTGATGCCGGCCTCCGGCCTCCGCTCGCTGGGCTGCCCATGTCTCCCTCCGCCTACGGCACCATTCGCCGCCCACCATACTGTGGCCGCCGCCTCGTCGCCCACCTCATGCGGCCTCCCTTCCCTCCTTTCCCTGACTTGGAGCCTGGGCGCTAGCATTTGCCCGAGCCTCTGCGAGTTCTCGCCGTTTGTCCTGTTATTTTACTTAGCAGGAGCTATGCTAAGCCTATGCATCATTCTTAGATGATAGAAATGTTTTCATTTCCACGCTCTTATTTGCCTCAACTGTCATTTTTATCACCACCAAATAGTTACTTCTGAAACATTGTAATGCTCCCTTTATATTATATTAGGCAGTTAACATTGCACACGATAACTTGCAGGTAGACACTCTTACCACTTCAAGTATATAAACTGTTGACGCTCAAATATAATGAATGAAACTGCATACTCTTTCCCTCCTTACGTACCCAGATGATGAAATCTAATTCATGTGTCTGAATCACTACATCACCGTTCCAGATTAGGCTCAAACGGAAACAGATCCATTCCTGGCTATTGCCTTTTACTGTCCTGACAAGGTGAGCCATTGTTGCAATGAAATCTCACAGAGAGGAAGAGAGATATACGATTTAATTATTCTGATCTGTTAGACCAACTCCAGCAGTATCCCCCATCCCACACTTTACCCCAAAATATAGAAGTTTTGATCCTATTCACCTCTCCAGCAGATCTCCCAACGTCTCCCCCGTTCCTATGGGTGCCCTCCCTCTCCCCCATTCCTACGGGTGCCCTCCCTCTCCCCCATCCGCGGCTGCCCAATCTCGTAGCGACACGCGGCAGCGGGCCCCGCTTGCCATTGGAGCCAGCCGAGGATGAGGACGACGAAGCGGTACGGCACGCGGAGGAGCTCGGGGAGGAAGTACACGGCGAGGTCGTCGGATCTGGAGCAAGGTTGCCGGATCTGGAGCGAGGTCGGCGAGGATGAGGGGCGCGTCGGGGTGGCCGAGGTCGAACGAGTGCCGGGTCCGGACgcggctgctgttgctgctgctcgtcagaggaggaagaggacgcgGGCCACGGAGCCACGGCCGCTGCTGCTACTGCTCGTCGTCGGAGGAGGACGACGCGGGCCGGGGAAGAGGACCGGTGCCGcggagctgctgctgctactgctcgTCGGGGTGGCGGTGCTCGTCGGGGTGGCGGGAGAGCAACGGATGGGGGAGGGATGCGAGCGCCTGCTGGAGACTGTCTAGCGGATGGGGAAGACATGAGGTGGGTCCCACACCCTTTTCCCTCAAAATGGGCAGACGGAAAGGTAACACTGCTAGAGTTGGTCTTAGAGGTTTACCTATGCAAGGAAAAATAAGGGATTTCTGCAAAAAAAAAGATGTATGGTTAAATGATTAAACTTTATAGCCATCCAACATGTTACATAGGTGTTTTTAACTTTCTGATATATTGAATTACTCTACTAGCTCTCGCTACAATTTCTGCCCCTCATATGATCATTTTCAGGTAAGTGAATGAGGTAACAACATTGGGAAGCAACGCACGGTATCAAATTTTAGCGAAAATACATACTTTTACAAGTTGATTTTTAATAATTGCCTTGAGGTTGTTTCCTGGTTGGCTACCTCCAAGATGGCGACACAACGTCGCGCCCAGGATTTTCTAGTTGTCAAGGATGGCTGTCAGTCCTTCATTGGTGAAGAAGACACTGCCAAAGAGCTGCAGAGAGCGCAACCCATGCATAGTTGCAATCCCCAGGGCATCATCATCCTTGTATTTCAACTCGTTATCATCATCCTCTGTGTACTCAAGGTTTCCAAAGCTGTGGAAGCGATACTTATTAAATCTGAAGTGCTTCAGCTCTGGGTATGATCTGCCACCCTCCTCAAACACATGCTTCCCACCTATATTTGTAAAGAGTGAGATCTCAAGCTCCTCAAGCAGAGGAAACTTTTTAATTTCCTCTTCAAATTCAAGGATATCCTGACAACATATGAGGCGGAGACTGTTTAGAGATGGTGCCCTGCAAAGATAGTATTGTACCAACAAAAAATAGACCTTGGAAAACAAATCCATGCATATGCTGTACAAACTATAACAAGCCCCCTTCCTGTCGCAGTAAAGTTGTAGTTATATGCTATCCCAGTCCCGTGAAAGAGCAGGTTAGGGATAACTGTAATAAAGGTAAAGAATTAAACAATAACATTGCCTACAAAAGAGTTGCAAGAAGTATGACGCACAAAACAATTACTAGCGCCCGCTCGAGCTGGCCGTGGCGCCTGCTACCGGGCGGCGACCGGG
The Panicum hallii strain FIL2 chromosome 6, PHallii_v3.1, whole genome shotgun sequence genome window above contains:
- the LOC112896907 gene encoding putative F-box/LRR-repeat protein 23, which produces MEAGTGARPVQMLSKSRDWSELPVDVLPLVFANLGAVDILMGSGLVCHSWLEAAKVPHLWRSVDMANHKALEKMDDDVLCEMAKVAVDRSKGQLEVFLGKLFVTDEILKYIGDRSSSMKSLSLMSCHDITNRGFTDLIMKSPLLEDLSLGLCPRVGGRKVFEATVKACPHLKRFSLHRELFRFSFMYPERYAEASGFAAMRELRSLSLTGSSVSTRELEAIVDGCPHLETLFLRDCYDVVSDGALQAKCARIKTVTIEKYKWVLERKRKRGRSQMVLRQYE